The following coding sequences lie in one Apium graveolens cultivar Ventura chromosome 3, ASM990537v1, whole genome shotgun sequence genomic window:
- the LOC141714865 gene encoding uncharacterized protein LOC141714865 — protein sequence MQTIPGVGTFNVGDLKRLLNHLEGRVTVTAEIPSPFSVAVREAQLLVEYRNTTSDLRFHGNLDPVEFLGRFNIEMDVYQVPDLARCRLLVATFRESAQQWFQKLGPGVITSWDQMKTLFLTKFQAAMRYTPSVTTLANVRQRENESLTSYFKRFNAESTSVRGASDEALKSFLIAGLRFGSDFWKHLQGKDPATLANVFALAESFKAIEQSLAEVRPTSQSSQRSKGRKRDRSPSPRYRRSSRSPDRVNTESTRRGWSPPLNYDYMTSRYTPLVASIEHIYEVNKNKGLFRKPEALSSWQSKDKKKYYEYHESSGHNTHECRHLKDEIEAHIKEGYLEEWVVKEVRKYKDDRTREEERRAPRGANNDTLEENKFVRDGSIRTIYGGDPGMECSNRALARYAREARFRPLMDIHRVETRPPKVFKGESMDITFREADARWVHHPHNDALVISIQIGTKNVHRAFVDNGSSTNILYYSTFKKMGLPDQDMSGEDSWVYGFSGAGVRVMGSIRLPCTLGESPLLVTKMLEFKVLNQESSHNVLLGRPFMREMRVITSIHHLNIKFPTPNGVGSIKGSRYDSRECYRKAMKRL from the coding sequence ATGCAGACCATTCCAGGCGTGGGAACTTTCAATGTGGGAGATCTAAAAAGGCTACTTAACCACCTGGAAGGCAGAGTAACGGTCACAGCCGAAATCCCCTCCCCATTCTCGGTGGCGGTAAGAGAAGCGCAACTGTTGGTCGAGTATCGTAACACTACTAGTGATCTCCGTTTCCACGGAAACTTAGATCCGGTGGAATTCCTGGGTCGTTTTAATATAGAGATGGATGTGTACCAAGTCCCGGACCTGGCTCGATGCCGTCTCTTGGTGGCAACCTTCAGAGAAAGTGCCCAGCAGTGGTTTCAAAAGCTCGGGCCAGGAGTGATCACCTCATGGGATCAAATGAAAACTCTGTTCTTAACCAAGTTCCAAGCCGCTATGAGATACACGCCCTCTGTCACCACGCTTGCCAATGTTAGGCAAAGGGAAAATGAAAGCTTGACATCGTACTTCAAAAGGTTCAATGCTGAATCTACTAGCGTAAGGGGAGCATCAGACGAAGCCCTGAAAAGCTTCTTGATCGCAGGGTTAAGGTTTGGCTCGGACTTTTGGAAGCACTTGCAAGGGAAAGACCCGGCTACTCTAGCAAATGTCTTCGCTTTGGCAGAATCTTTTAAAGCTATAGAACAATCTCTAGCAGAAGTGCGACCGACTTCACAGTCAAGTCAGAGAAGCAAAGGAAGGAAGAGGGATAGGTCTCCAAGCCCAAGGTACCGAAGGAGTAGTCGAAGCCCAGACCGGGTAAATACAGAAAGCACAAGGAGGGGATGGAGTCCTCCCTTAAACTATGACTACATGACAAGCCGGTACACCCCTTTGGTCGCATCTATCGAGCATATCTACGAAGTAAACAAAAATAAAGGGCTATTTAGAAAACCTGAAGCTTTATCGTCATGGCAAAGCAAAGACAAGAAAAAATATTACGAATACCATGAATCATCTGGACATAACACGCATGAGTGCCGACATTTAAAAGATGAAATCGAAGCACATATCAAGGAAGGATACCTCGAAGAATGGGTAGTCAAGGAAGTAAGGAAGTACAAGGATGATAGAACAAGGGAAGAAGAAAGACGAGCCCCGCGCGGGGCAAACAATGATACCCTGGAGGAAAATAAATTTGTCAGGGATGGCAGTATCCGAACAATCTACGGGGGAGATCCCGGGATGGAATGCAGCAACCGAGCCTTGGCAAGATACGCTAGGGAAGCCCGGTTCAGGCCTCTCATGGACATTCATAGGGTGGAAACTCGGCCGCCCAAGGTATTTAAGGGTGAGTCCATGGATATCACCTTCAGAGAAGCAGATGCCCGATGGGTACATCATCCCCACAATGATGCGCTGGTTATTTCCATCCAAATCGGAACCAAAAATGTCCATAGAGCCTTCGTGGATAATGGAAGCTCGACAAACATCCTCTATTATAGCACCTTCAAAAAGATGGGACTACCTGATCAGGATATGTCGGGGGAAGACTCGTGGGTCTATGGTTTTTCAGGCGCAGGAGTTAGAGTCATGGGATCGATTCGGCTGCCATGTACTTTGGGGGAAAGCCCATTATTGGTAACAAAGATGCTTGAATTTAAGGTCCTGAATCAGGAATCATCCCACAACGTGTTGTTGGGACGACCTTTTATGCGGGAGATGAGAGTTATCACTTCAATCCACCACCTAAATATCAAATTTCCAACGCCAAATGGGGTGGGAAGTATAAAGGGTTCCCGGTATGACTCTCGGGAGTGCTACAGGAAAGCTATGAAAAGGCTTTAG